A single window of Enoplosus armatus isolate fEnoArm2 chromosome 22, fEnoArm2.hap1, whole genome shotgun sequence DNA harbors:
- the golgb1 gene encoding golgin subfamily B member 1, which yields MFSRLATVLQELSGEEGPDGDPQGMLVPQLPAGEGQAPVEAEVPEEAMERLAHLEQLVVQLKELIRDKDTHLIQKDTELANKDAQLKNEKEEAEARFTKLKLQAKAKMASLNKQITDLKGQGGATQSPDSSFTGAGAAVEEELQELKNKLSEEEANRRELQEQLQTTEQLLREKESAHAEQVQKLQVVVCEKDVRFQEQIQKHEEELLRVTTQSQNDSELQQALHAAQRHCEELEEALNSRSQVLDLLQQEVSSADQQKQILTAQFRQMEQELAEAVKQREEERQQWAERASMADAELSALRTSLEALERKSTEVVRQESELASLREAEHVSQDALEKEKMEVARLERELALMKEAELAAVQASHNASERDRAEIVRLESELASMREAVDHASQDASEREKAKLEREHEDAQKKGEILTEIWRHLCPMALEDVQAAEEIPFPADLSLFLDTVQSIETQLTRLKDERSEREEHCAELTHTMETLQEQLDRSQEEATAKIRQLEHEIVTMSERDDVNEPSAQDSSEAKEACILELEQQLLQKDNELVALQESLRLAKEHSSSGDASCENYDQTPDQGQDASTAPHDSSTAPPDFMEDTQEEETTLVAEDTSILSISADNESSPELIAHQSESPEESKGTSSDEMVASSDSEVAHSSWTLLEAVNQDGGQEWPSILQDFGQLQLQSWEATSMEQETSTVQVESSSVIIRETVQVHLTQQSSSSTEGNMLSGQVFAQALAEELQKRYSELLAELQRLREAAAESQEKIKSLEEYTQSLTAAKEEAESQANSFAEELKSARDELEQQSRSGVEKHSVEMQLLEEQIDILNTDSKTKEEKIQALQTDLEIVRQAFSEQEGQARMLSAQLEDRELLSSELEKRLQDMENSMLEYSQTSELNNDTLSKKDSEISELQLCLSQKEQEMMELNDSMSAKLLKAEEEKFQIDGEVNKLKEQVVELEKVRDETQKVSYEDSGAHVDDELASLRKEKGVLETQLTHAKKKLQAALVQRKELLKKVADFEVEAKKWKERDETAKAETPANIPEVEQSGGHEIQEMEAKLVGLEQALRSKEEAVETLEQKISQQDQVLTETLALNKKLSEEAETSQHASDISSETTVLQSQVASLEAECETLQKKVQEAQESRKETIRKAKEKDRHHREQLKQQKEEYSELMERFEVQSSERDALLTKLTELEEKVSTEREDLPHQETKQLPENVEKPAAGDWVQEDWVDFATSETDLSQPQSSDPVQQPAEKSDVFSAQMEESLNALRGEIQTVRVANAELEKQLQETQASLSLKDAELLELGKELQALREKERQIDALSEEVNDLREKHHQAESYAETLKAEMEAAAKAASADSTSSIATLQAEVDDFKQFLDNKNHEIMELSHQLSEQNSIIRSMQDTVSQKDQLISSLQEELKAEQEKTQRLEVEVPQKQEEEKGSEAKIQHLQRKLQAALISRKEALKENKTKKEELVSTEKLIAELQQKMESAEEELEKLRVERVRLIDEVDRTLLENQSLGSSCESLKLAMEGILNEKDACKREVELAKEEAARTCREWEEKVQGMKDEYETLLKSYENVSDEAERVRRVLEAARQERQELAARVRMHEAARQEAERQAEEAQKEVDTVKDKMRKFAKTKQQKILDLEEENERLRETQEKTVIKGEDKALKAEVERLQEELGALKADLDASVAERDSLGQQIEELREQLAQTGVKEDNVIQATLLSSAAVVEEVVTAQQSEIIMTSAESVESQYEDKEKPLTPEETPAAVFALETHLQPTGGQEKAEMTESVQVLLEDKMREMEAAVNAERELWQEQEAGLKAELASLEQDLQESKEKESLVASLEKCLQESKEREKSLIEEVPKREAQFKELLRSLETEKDNLEERLMNQLAQLNGSIAGYQQEASDNREHLTELQREVERLDRERAELEAEAQSESDRAARLEEDMRQAQRERAEAEAESGKQRELEQQLRSAQRVKEGSQSRVRQLEELLREKQLEVRQLQKDSIQYQERISELGREAKALQLGHNELHNKLEQSQLEASKTVADLKRTEAELASCKSQLDEAQKQASEALAEKTALEQNAKQKEALMRAEAEQTLDSVRFRLGAELKEMELRLEDAYSEREKEEEATLEAREIAEGAERRAQEVQARLDESLARLAAFSRCMSSLQDDRDRVLDETRQWETRFNDALQGKEAEVREAETRAKEQAEQLQKESALKEELQLSVDRLQKAEKDLQLRLDEEEKKVTESQAALEEERSKLQQTATELQSAQNEAQALKNEVESLHQRARALEEAVGRLQGEVDQARTELREREAEERRLCLNVEQLETDLRSSKTLTETLQTDLNEKERREVEMLGEKEQAVTEAAEEARKEADSRAQEAEEELEQRRGEVRDLEEKLRKAEEESNNRKARLDSFMKAMGSLQDDRDRVLNMYKQLEEKHLQVMMEKDGLIQEAAGENNSLKEELRSLLVQRDDLYAEKAKLSAQLHGYRDELNQVLSMKDSQHKQLLAAQRERIASLERGREELESQLKSVSRARETEEEAGRVERETLSQAVDITAASQVIDAPGAEVEKLREQLQAAREQVEALEESLLKERQEQKSKSKELAELRWEGGVMRTESESAQERVAELARDLLAVEQKLLEEKEVTTQLRAENQSFSKAMASLQDSRDQAVNKAQEVSLKLEEMSRAGGHAIHSSPGGSTGEVWGLKNALQALQNDRERLLEQLQTQTSELNKQKSELARLGAGELIKVSQELFEEKKQKEDMLSVIMQLENLVEMGKQEIDTLRLERIDWMAQAEQLKQQTLTTLSERDQQLRQLSAMLEEARTHKPKLQQEHYQREGTQEVDSAPGAPQERSSQLDSHAYVAEVKELQRRLDEEMQQRVAAEEQLMATQDRLKRHSQAKRHSAQEEDHSETAVFIEPPEGAVTRTRRGGPGLARMLRVAFCSRQRTPLLFSLYLLTVHVLLLLCLGGYL from the exons ATGTTCAGCCGTCTGGCCACAGTCCTCCAGGAGCTCTCTGGAGAGGAGGGCCCAGATGGAGACCCACAG GGCATGCTGGTGCCTCAGCTCCCTGCCGGCGAGGGCCAGGCTCCAGTGGAGGCTGAGGTACCCGAGGAGGCCATGGAGAGGCTGGCTCACCTGGAACAACTGGTGGTTCAGCTGAAGGAGCTCATCCGAGACAAAGACACCCACCTCATACAAAAGGACACTGAGCTGGCTAACAAAGATGCACAGTTAAAG AAtgagaaagaagaagcagaggctCGCTTCACCAAACTCAAACTGCAGGCCAAAGCCAAGATGGCTTCACTTAACAAACAGATAACTGATTTGAAAGGACAAGGAGGAGCAACA CAGAGTCCAGACAGCTCTTTCACAGGAGCTGGCGCTGCAGTCGAGGAGGAGCTCCAAGAACTTAAGAACAAGCTGAGTGAGGAGGAGGCCAACAGGAGAGAGCTTCAGGAACAACTCCAGACCACAGAACAGCTCCTTCGGGAGAAGGAGTCTGCCCACGCTGAACAG gtgcAGAAACTGCAGGTTGTAGTCTGCGAGAAGGATGTGCGTTTCCAGGAACAGATCCAGAAACATGAAGAAGAGCTGCTGAGAGTCACAACACAGTCTCAAAACGACAGCGAGCTTCAGCAG GCCCTGCATGCAGCTCAGAGGCATTGTGAAGAGCTTGAGGAGGCCTTAAACTCTCGGTCTCAAGTGCTGGACCTGCTACAGCAGGAAGTGAGCAGCGCTGATCAGCAGAAACAG atcTTGACTGCTCAGTTCCGGCAGATGGAGCAGGAGCTGGCCGAGGCCGtcaagcagagggaggaggagaggcagcagtgGGCCGAACGGGCCAGCATGGCCGATGCAGAACTCTCAGCCCTCCGAACCAGCCTGGAGGCCTTGGAAAGAAAGAGCACGGAGGTGGTGAGGCAAGAGAGCGAGCTGGCCTCcctgagagaggcagagcatgTGAGTCAGGATGctctggagaaggagaagatggaaGTTGCCAGACTGGAGAGAGAACTGGCTCTGATGAAAGAGGCTGAGCTTGCAGCCGTCCAAGCGAGCCACAATgcctcagagagagacagagcggaAATAGTTCGGCTTGAAAGTGAACTTGCATCTATGAGAGAGGCAGTCGACCATGCCAGCCAGGATGcctcagagagggagaaggcaAAACTAGAGCGAGAACATGAAGATGCCCAGAAGAAGGGTGAGATCTTGACTGAGATTTGGAGACATCTATGTCCGATGGCTCTCGAAGATGTccaagcagcagaggaaatcCCCTTCCCTGCTGACCTTTCCCTGTTCCTGGACACCGTGCAGTCTATTGAGACACAACTGACAAGGCTAAAAGATGAACGCAGTGAGAGGGAGGAACACTGTGCCGAGCTCACCCACACCATGGAAACCCTTCAGG AACAACTAGACAGAAGCCAGGAGGAAGCCACAGCCAAGATACGACAACTGGAGCACGAAATTGTAACG ATGTCTGAAAGAGATGATGTGAATGAACCATCAGCACAAGATTCATCTGAAGCTAAAGAAG CGTGCATACTGGAACTGGAGCAGCAGCTACTACAAAAAGACAATGAGCTGGTTGCCTTGCAGGAGTCTCTCAGACTGGCTAAAGAGCACAGCTCCAGTGGGGATGCATCATGTGAAAACTACGATCAGACTCCAGATCAGGGTCAGGATGCCAGTACAGCCCCCCATGACAGTTCTACAGCCCCTCCTGACTTTATGGAGGACACACAAGAAGAGGAGACCACCTTAGTTGCAGAGGACACCTCAATCCTCTCCATTTCTGCTGATAATGAGAGTAGCCCAGAGCTTATTGCACACCAGTCTGAATCCCCAGAAGAATCCAAAGGGACCTCCTCAGATGAGATGGTCGCCAGTAGTGATTCAGAGGTGGCCCACAGCAGCTGGACCCTCCTGGAAGCTGTGAATCAAGATGGAGGCCAGGAGTGGCCGTCCATCCTGCAAGACTTTggccagctgcagctgcagtcgTGGGAGGCAACGAGCATGGAGCAGGAAACCTCCACAGTTCAAGTTGAGTCCTCCTCTGTCATCATCCGAGAGACGGTACAAGTTCATCTAACTCAGCAGAGTTCTTCCTCCACAGAGGGTAACATGCTCTCTGGCCAGGTCTTTGCTCAGGCCTTAGCCGAGGAACTTCAGAAGAGATACAGTGAGCTTTTGGCTGAGCTTCAGAGGCTCAGAGAGGCTGCTGCAGAGTCACAGGAGAAAATCAAGAGCCTGGAAGAATACACACAGTCCCTTACTGCTGCCAAAGAAGAGGCCGAGTCCCAGGCTAATAGTTTTGCAGAGGAACTTAAGTCGGCCAGAGACGAGTTGGAGCAGCAAAGCAGATCTGGTGTGGAGAAACACAGTGTTGAAATGCAGCTTCTAGAAGAACAGATagacattttaaacactgaTAGTAAAACCAAGGAAGAGAAGATCCAGGCCCTGCAGACAGATCTGGAAATAGTCCGCCAAGCTTTCTCTGAGCAGGAGGGGCAGGCCAGGATGCTGAGTGCTcagctggaggacagagagctcctctcctctgagctTGAAAAGAGGCTTCAAGATATGGAAAACAGCATGTTGGAATACTCTCAGACATCAGAGCTCAACAATGACACTTTGTCAAAGAAGGACTCTGAGATCAGTGAGCTACAGCTCTGTCTCAGCCAAAAGGAGCAGGAGATGATGGAGCTCAATGACAGTATGTCTGCTAAACTCCTCAAGGCTGAAGAAGAGAAGTTCCAGATAGACGGTGAAGTCAATAAACTGAAGGAGCAGGTAGTGGAACTTGAAAAAGTCAGAGATGAGACGCAGAAAGTAAGTTATGAAGACTCAGGCGCTCATGTAGATGATGAACTTGCTAGTTTGCGAAAGGAGAAAGGAGTGCTGGAAACACAACTAACACACGCAAAGAAGAAGTTGCAGGCTGCACTTGTGCAACGCAAAGAGCTTCTGAAGAAGGTTGCTGATTTTGAGGTAGAAgcaaagaaatggaaagagCGAGATGAAACGGCAAAGGCAGAAACTCCTGCAAACATTCCAGAGGTAGAACAGTCTGGAGGACATGAGATTCAAGAAATGGAGGCTAAACTTGTTGGACTCGAGCAAGCTTTAAGATCCAAAGAAGAGGCAGTTGAGACTCTTGAGCAGAAAATTAGCCAGCAGGATCAAGTTCTCACTGAGACGCTTGCTCTGAATAAAAAGCTAAGTGAAGAAGCTGAAACCTCTCAGCATGCATCAGACATTTCTTCTGAAACAACTGTGTTACAATCCCAAGTGGCCTCTCTGGAAGCCGAGTGTGAAACCCTTCAGAAGAAAGTTCAGGAAGCCCAAGAATCTCGTAAGGAAACCATACGCAAGGCAAAAGAGAAAGATAGGCATCACCGTGAACAGctaaagcagcagaaagaagagtACAGCGAGCTTATGGAGCGTTTTGAGGTGCAGAGCAGCGAGCGAGACGCTCTTCTGACTAAATTGACAGAATTAGAAGAAAAAGTGAGCACTGAAAGAGAAGATCTACCTCACCAAGAGACCAAGCAACTGcctgaaaatgtggaaaagccAGCAGCAGGAGATTGGGTCCAGGAGGATTGGGTGGATTTTGCCACATCTGAGACTGATTTATCACAACCACAATCCAGTGATCCAGTTCAGCAACCTGCAGAGAAGTCTGACGTCTTTTCTGCACAAATGGAGGAATCTCTGAATGCTCTCAGAGGAGAGATCCAGACTGTGCGGGTGGCTAACGCAGAGCTagagaagcagctgcaggagacCCAGGCCAGTTTGTCACTGAAGGACGCTGAATTATTGGAATTGGGCAAAGAGCTACAAGCActaagagaaaaggaaagacaaattGATGCACTCTCAGAGGAAGTTAATGATCTTAGAGAAAAGCATCACCAAGCTGAGTCTTACGCTGAAACCCTGAAAGCAGAGATGGAAGCTGCAGCCAAAGCAGCTTCTGCAGATTCTACATCCTCCATTGCAACTCTTCAGGCTGAAGTGGACGACTTCAAGCAGTTCCTCGACAACAAGAACCATGAAATCATGGAGCTAAGTCATCAGCTTAGCGAGCAGAACTCAATCATACGCTCAATGCAGGACACTGTGTCTCAGAAGGATCAGCTAATATCTTCTTTACAGGAAGAACTGAAGGCTGAGCAAGAAAAAACTCAAAGGTTAGAGGTTGAGGTTCCGCAGaagcaagaggaagaaaaaggcaGCGAGGCAAAGATCCAGCATCTTCAACGGAAGCTTCAAGCTGCTCTGATCTCCCGCAAAGaggctttaaaagaaaacaaaactaagaaAGAAGAACTAGTTTCAACTGAGAAGCTCATAGCTgaactgcagcagaaaatggagtCGGcagaagaggagctggagaagctAAGAGTGGAAAGAGTTAGACTGATTGATGAAGTTGACCGGACATTACTGGAAAACCAAAGCCTAGGATCATCCTGTGAGAGCCTCAAACTGGCCATGGAGGGCATACTGAATGAGAAAGATGCCTGTAAGAGAGAAGTGGAATTGGCGAAAGAGGAGGCTGCCAGAACTTGCAGAGAATGGGAGGAAAAAGTTCAAGGCATGAAGGACGAGTACGAGACTCTTCTCAAGTCGTATGAAAATGTGAGCGACGAGGCAGAGCGAGTGAGACGAGTCCTGGAAGCTGCCCGGCAGGAGAGACAGGAGCTCGCTGCCAGAGTGAGGATGCATGAGGCTGCCAGGCAGGAAGCTGAAAGACAGGCAGAAGAAGCACAGAAAGAGGTGGATACagtgaaagacaaaatgagaaagtttgccaaaacaaagcagcagaaaatactGGACttagaggaggagaatgagagaCTCAGAGAGACGCAGGAAAAGACTGTAATAAAAGGAGAGGACAAGGCTCTCAAAGCTGAGGTTGAAAGACTTCAAGAGGAGCTGGGGGCTTTAAAAGCTGATTTGGATGCATCGGTGGCAGAAAGAGACTCTTTAGGGCAGCAGATTGAAGAGTTGAGGGAACAACTTGCCCAAACAGGAGTCAAGGAGGACAATGTAATTCAGGCTACTCTGCTTAGCTCTGCAGCTGTTGTAGAAGAGGTTGTCACTGCCCAGCAATCAGAGATAATCATGACCAGTGCAGAGTCTGTTGAGAGTCAGtatgaagacaaagaaaaaccctTAACCCCCGAAGAGACAccagctgcagtgtttgcacttgaaacacatttacaaccTACTGGGGgacaagaaaaagcagaaatgacTGAGAGTGTTCAAGTTTTATTAGAGGATAAAAtgagggagatggaggcagcTGTCAATGCAGAGAGGGAACTGTGGCAGGAACAGGAGGCTGGACTCAAAGCTGAACTGGCCTCTCTTGAGCAAGATCTTCAGGAGAGTAAAGAGAAGGAGAGCCTTGTGGCCTCTCTAGAGAAGTGCCTCcaagagagcaaagagagagaaaagagcctGATTGAAGAGGTTCCAAAGAGGGAAGCCCAGTTCAAAGAACTCCTCAGAAGCCTTGAAACTGAGAAAGATAACCTGGAGGAGCGCCTGATGAACCAATTGGCTCAGCTCAACGGGAGCATTGCTGGTTACCAGCAAGAGGCATCAGACAACCGGGAGCACCTCACTGAACTGCAGCGGGAGGTGGAGAGGTTGGACAGGGAGCGGGCCGAACTCGAAGCCGAGGCTCAGAGTGAGAGTGACCGGGCCGCCAGGCTGGAAGAGGACATGAGGCAAGCCCAGAGGGAAAGAGCTGAAGCTGAAGCAGAGTCTGGTAAGCAGAGGGAGCTGGAGCAACAGCTGAGGTCTGCTCAGAGGGTCAAAGAAGGCAGTCAGAGCCGAGTGCGTCAACTGGAAGAACTGTTGAGGGAGAAGCAGCTGGAGGTCCGTCAGCTGCAGAAGGACAGCATCCAGTACCAGGAGAGGATCAGTGAACTGGGTAGAGAAGCTAAGGCGCTGCAGCTAGGCCACAATGAGCTCCACAACAAACTAGAACAATCCCAACTGGAGGCTTCCAAAACCGTAGCAGACCTGAAAAGGACTGAAGCAGAGTTGGCTAGCTGCAAATCCCAGCTAGATGAGGCACAGAAGCAGGCAAGTGAGGCTTTAGCTGAGAAAACAGCCCTTGAACAGAATGCCAAACAGAAAGAGGCCTTGATGAGAGCTGAGGCAGAGCAAACCCTCGACTCTGTGAGATTCAGGCTGGGAGCCGAACTGAAGGAGATGGAGCTGAGACTGGAAGATGCGTACAGCgaaagggaaaaggaggaggaagccACTCTGGAGGCCAGAGAGATCGCAGAAGGAGCCGAGAGACGGGCCCAGGAGGTGCAAGCCCGTCTGGACGAGTCTCTGGCCAGGTTAGCTGCCTTCTCCCGCTGCATGTCCTCACTGCAAGATGACCGGGACAGAGTTTTGGACGAGACCCGACAATGGGAGACTCGCTTTAATGATGCTCTGCAGGGTAAGGAGGCTGAAGTTCGGGAGGCTGAAACAAGGGCCAAGGAACAGGCAGAACAGCTTCAGAAAGAATCTGCCCTGAAAGAAGAACTTCAACTTTCAGTGGACAG actacagaaagcagaaaaggaTTTGCAGCTGAGActggatgaggaggaaaagaaagtcaCAGAGAGCCAGGCTGCcctagaggaggagaggagcaagcTTCAGCAAACTGCAACTGAGCTGCAGTCTGCACAAAATGAAGCCCAAGCCCTGAAAAACGAGGTGGAGAGTCTCCATCAGAGGGCCAGAGCTCTTGAGGAGGCTGTAGGTCGGCTGCAGGGTGAAGTCGACCAGGCCAGGACCGagctgagggagagggaggcagaagaGAGGCGGCTTTGTCTGAACGTGGAGCAACTGGAGACAGACCTGCGGTCCTCTAAGACCTTGACAGAAACTCTGCAGACTGACTTAAAtgagaaggaaaggagagaagtgGAAATGCTGGGGGAGAAGGAGCAAGCTGTTACTGAG GCGGCAGAGGAGGCTAGAAAGGAGGCTGACAGCAGGGCACAAgaagctgaggaggagctggagcagagAAGAGGGGAAGTGCGGGATCTAGAAGAAAAACTgcgaaaggcagaggaagagagcaacAACAGAAAAGCCCGACTGGACTCTTTCATGAAGGCCATGGGCTCCTTGCAggatgacagagacagagtccTCAACATGTAcaaacagctggaggagaaacacCTGCAG GTGATGATGGAGAAGGATGGTCTGATCCAAGAGGCGGCAGGGGAGAACAACAGCCTGAAGGAGGAGCTGCGCTCTCTGCTGGTCCAGAGAGACGACCTGTATGCTGAAAAGGCCAAGCTGTCCGCCCAGCTTCACGGCTACCGTGATGAACTTAACCAAGTCCTGAGCATGAAGGACTCCCAACACAAACAGCTTCTGGCAGCTCAGCGAGAGCGTATTGCCTCTCTGGAAAGGGGCCGTGAGGAATTGGAAAGTCAGTTAAAGAGTGtcagcagagccagagagacagaagaagaagcaggcaGGGTGGAAAGGGAGACTCTTAGCCAGGCTGTTGACATTACAGCAGCATCACAGGTGATAGATGCTCCCGGTGCAGAGGTTGAGAAGCTGAGGGAGCAGCTGCAAGCAGCGAGAGAACAAGTGGAGGCTTTGGAGGAGAGCTTACTGAAGGAGAGACAAGAGCAGAAGAGCAAGAGCAAAGAGCTAGCTGAGCTGCGATGGGAGGGAGGTGTGATGCGGACAGAGTCGGAGAGCGCTCAGGAGAGAGTGGCGGAGCTGGCCCGAGACTTGCTGGCTGTCGAACAGAAGCTGCTAGAGGAGAAAGAGGTGACGACGCAGCTGAGGGCAGAGAACCAGTCATTCTCAAAAGCCATGGCCTCCCTCCAGGACAGCAGGGACCAGGCAGTAAACAAGGCCCAGGAAGTGAGCCTGAAGCTGGAAGAGATGAGCAGGGCAGGTGGCCACGCAATACACAGCAGCCCCGGAGGATCCACTGGAGAAGTGTGGGGGCTAAAGAACGCACTACAAGCCCTGCAGAATGACAGGGAGAGACTG CTGGAGCAGCTTCAAACACAGACGTCAGAACTCAATAAGCA